The DNA segment CGGGCCGGAACGAAGCGTCCGTGGATTCCGAACTGGCCATGTTCGGCGCGGAAGGTCTCCCGGCGCAGGGTGTGCTGAAGAATGCCTTCTTTGGCAGTGAGAAGCCCATCTCGGACAGCGCCTTTCCATTCCTGATCCTTACTTCACGGATTGATGGCGCCAGCTTCGCCACCTGCGCACGCATGATCCAGGATGCCCTGGAAGTGGAGAAAACCGGGCTGTGGGGCAGGGCCTACGTCGATATCGCGAACAAATTCCCCCAAGGGGATGATTGGCTGAACGCGATCGTCATCGAGAACCGGAACGTGGGTATCCCCACGGTGGTGGACCGGTTCAACGACACGCTGCCGATGAACTACCCCATGACGGACGCCTCCCTTTACTACGGGTGGTATGATTGGAATCTCAGCGGACCTTTCGTGAACCCGGCATTCAGATTCCGCAAAGGCGCGGTGGCCATGCACCTCCACTCCTTCAGCGCGGACCAGTTGCAGGATCCCACGAAAAACTGGAGCGCGGGTCTTCTGGAGAAGGGCGCTGCGGCGACCATCGGCAACGTCTATGAGCCCTACCTGGGGCTGACCCATTATTTCGAGATCCTCCACAAGCGGCTGCTGGCCGGGCACACCTGGGTGGAAGCCTGCTGGATGTCCATCCCGGTGGCTTCATGGCAGGGGATCATCCTCGGGGACCCGTTCTACCGTCCCTTTCTTCATCTGGACAACACGGGCGGGATGGCCGCGGGTGACAATGATTTCCGCGCCCTCCGGGCCGCCGCCATGAAATGGCCTTCCGACAGCGCCACCCGGCAAAAGCAGTTGATGGGCGCGGCGGTGAGGATGAAGAGCGGCATCGTTTCCGAGGCGGTCGCACTGGAAGCCGTGGAGGCCGGACGCATGGCGGAAGGTACCCTCTGGTTCCGCAATGCGGAGGAAAACTACCAATCTCCGCAGGACAAGCTGCGGCAACGGCTCAACCTGGCCGCCATCGAGCGGAAGGAGGGGCGGAAAGATCTCGCCATCCGGGATCTCAAGGCGATCGGGGAGGTCTACGGTTCGCTGCCCGAGGCCACCGCCGCGAAAGGTTGGCTGGACATCCTGGATCCTCCCGCGCCGCCGCCGGCCACACCGAAGCAATGATGCACGAGATCAAATGGGTAAATCCGGCATCGCATCCATGACCTACACCTTCCTGCTCGAGTCCGTCTGGCATCCTCCGCTCGCATTTGCCGAGACGGCGAGCCGGACCCTGCCTCCGGAGCTGGAGTTGCAGGCACTTTGGTTTTCCGGAGCGTTCGGCAGGGATTTCCGCACCGTGGATGGACAGTCGGTCAAGCTCGTCCAGTTCGGAGAATGGAACCGTGGACCCGGGCCGGATTTCCGCCAGGTCGCCATCGAGTTGGACGGGGAAATGAAAACGGGGGATCTCGAGCTGGATACCTCCGCCGCCGATTGGGAATGGCACCGCCATGGCTCGAACGAATCGTTCAGGGATGTCATCCTCCACGTCAGCTTCCAGCCGGAAGCGCGGCGCACCTACGTCCGCACCTGCGACCACCGCGGCATTCCACAGGTTCTCATCTCGTCCGCGCAGCTCGCGGACGCGCTCAACCGTCCGCAGCAGGAAGTAGCCATCGCCCGGCCGGGCCGCTGTGTCGCCCCGTTGCGGCATCTGCCGGTGGGTGCGGTCGAGCGGTTGTTGCGTGAAGCGGCGGAACATCGGGCGGAGTTGAAGGCCGCCCGCTACCGCCGTGTGGCGGATGTCCATGGCACGGATGCCGCCCTGTTCCAGGCAACGGCGGAGACGCTCGGCTACCGGGGGAACTCGCTCGCCATGCGCATGCTCACCCAGCGGGTGCCTCTCACCGCCTTGGGTGCGGATGCGAACCGCACGGATGCCATCCTCTTCGGCGCGGCCGGATTCCTTTCTCCTGAACTTCACGAAAAGGCACCCGATGACACCCGGGAATATCTCCGCGACCTGTGGGAGAACTGGTGGCGGGAACGTACCTCCTATGAAGCGACCGCAGCCCGTGCCATCCCGTGGCGTTGTGGCGGCCAACGCCCGGCGAACCATCCGCACCGCCGCATCGGCACGCTCGCCACGCTGGTCAGGAAATGGCCCACCTACCGGAAGCTCGCCCTCGCCCGGCCCTTCCAGCCGCGTCCGGTCATCGAGTTCCTTGAGGAACTGGAGCATCCATTCTGGTCCCGCAGGCATACACTCACCTCCGGCGCATCCACCTCGAAGATCGCCCTGTTCGGACGCACGCAGGCGCTGGAACTGCTTGCCAACCACCTCATTCCACTGGCCCTTCACGATGATGCCATCCCGTTCCGCGAGTATCACAAGCTCCGCAGCTCCGCGCCGAACGAAAAGGTGAAGCGCTGCGCCCTCCGTCTTTTCGGTTCCATGGAAGCGGCGGAGCCGTGGCTGAAGCGGGTGGCCCATCACCAGGCGCTCCTCCAGATCTACCAGGACTTCTGCCTGGAGGATTTCTCGGACTGTGCGAACTGTCCGTTCCCCGAGCAACTTTCCCAATGGAGATGACCCCAGCGACAACCATCACACTCAACGGAAACTCCCATCCGCTTGACCGTCCCATGACCCTCAGCGAGCTGCTGGAGAACCTCGGCCTCGGCGGCAAGCCCGTGGTCATCGAGGTGGATGAGGAAGCTGTTTTCCCCAGAAACTACGGCAACACCAGCGTGAAGGATGGATCCCGTGTGGAGATCGTGACCCTCGCTGCAGGTGGTTGAACAGCAGGCGGATTCGCCGTGTGAAATATTTGATGCATTTGAACCATTTTTCCCTTGCGTGATACCACCATCGCGTCGCATCGTCCGCCCGCGCCGCGGAAGCGGATGCGAATGGAAAATCCGGTGTAGCTCAGCGGCAGAGCGGGTGACTGTTAATCACTAGGTCGTTGGTTCGATCCCAACCGCCGGAGCCATCACAAAGGACTGAACCCCAAGGGGTTCAGTCCTTTGTTGTTTTTGGTGAAAGTCACCGGGGGGCTGTAAAAGCGGGCTGTTTCGAAATTCCCTCAATCAGGAGGTCTTGCCTGTTGAGATTTGTTCAGAAAACGGTGGTATTCATAGACTCTCCAGCCGGTCGAGGCGGCGCTTCACAATCTGACTGGCACTATCCCAATTGGTTCAGTGTCCCTAACGAGGTATTTGCAATCTCGAGCATAACAGCCTCCATTTCCTCCATACTCCATGGATCGCACCTTGCATAAATTGAGGCGGCTTGGAGCATGATCGAAGCGTTTTTGTGGGCTATAAATATGTTCCTGCAATAATTTCTATTTATTTTCATGCAGAAATTGGCCGCCGATACCCGGTCGATTCGGTTCAAAGAACCCACATCATGTCTGATTTCGAGAAGTGTGCCATCTGGCTTGTAAACCTGAATCGTCTCAGTTGCGAAATTTGAACCCTGCAAGAACACCACGTAAGGGAAGTGGTATTCATCCAGCATGAAATTCCTTACCTCGTTGATGTTCTTGTAGACCCGCTCGATTGCATTGCCGGCCACCATCAGCACCTGATTCTTGTTCTTTCCAACAAGCACTCCGGCTCTGATGTTTTCGATGTCCTTGCCTTGGAATTTTGCCTCGGTGACCAGAATGACCCGCCACTTGCCATCCCGGTCCAAAACTTCAATAACACCGCCGTCGGGCCTGATCTTCGAATCCTTGACGACCAGCGTCTCTCCCAAACGTGGATCAATGGAGTTCAGCTTCTCGTTTATCTCCTGCTTCTTGATTGCCTGGCGCAATCTGAACTTATATCGGGGGTAGGCATCCCCGAGCATTTTGTGAACATTTTTGCTCGCCTGACCTACAACCTTCTCGTGTTCCTGGGCGTCTTCGCCAAAAATCCCAACTGCGCCACCTGATGTAACATGCTGGTCCGTCAGTCTGCCGGTTTGTCTCTTGCTCATTATGATTGTTGTGGGATTGCAGGTCTCCTGTTTCTGATGATGATTCTGAAATAAGGGCATTTCCCGTTGATCGACAGATCATTGTCGTCGTTTCCCTTTCTGAACCTTACTATTTCGAACTGATCCGGGTTGAACTTGTGCAAGAAGGTGATCGGGACGCCCATATGGCCGCAATAGTCCTTGGGGATGTCTTGCGTTCTGTCGACATTTATGGCGTCGAAATTATCATATTTCGGATAATGGGATTCATTGCCCGCATACGTTTTTGTGAGGATGATATCCTCGTGGCGCTTGAAGGTATCCAGGTTTGTGAGCCAAAGGCAATTGTTGGGGGAGATGATCCTGTTGCCTGATGCGTCAATTTCAACCTCGGTTCCGTAAAGCTCGTAATGCTCCGGGACGATGAATCCGGAGATGCCCCGCCCCAGGTTGATTCCCAACCATGCCTTGTTCTGCTGAATCAGGCTGAAAATCTCCTTGTAGGTGATTGCGTTTATGTTTCCGATCGCCAGGAATTTCTTATCGTGCCTGATCAATTGTGCGATGTACTCGCGAAATAGGGAAAATGGGGGATTGGTGACAACGATATCGGACTTGGTCAGGAATTTGGTGCTTTCGGGGCCTCGGAAATCTCCGTCGCCCTCCAAGGTCTTGATGTTTTCCTTTACGAAATCAGGACTGGCGTCTCCGGAATCGCATTCAATATAGATGGCGGGTTCATTTTCTTTCTCTGAAAACAGATCAACTTGCTGTTCTTTGTAGCAGGAAGAGATCAGCTTTTTCAGGCCGAGCCGCGCGAAATTATCTGAAAAATATCTGAAGAAGTTGCTGATCCGGGGATCGTCACAGTTGCAGTAGACGACCTTGCCCTGAAAATGATGTTTGTAATGTTGTAACTCCCGCTCAATGTCCACGAGCTGGGTATAAAACTCGTCTTTCTTGTTGGCT comes from the Luteolibacter sp. SL250 genome and includes:
- the thiS gene encoding sulfur carrier protein ThiS; its protein translation is MTPATTITLNGNSHPLDRPMTLSELLENLGLGGKPVVIEVDEEAVFPRNYGNTSVKDGSRVEIVTLAAGG
- a CDS encoding EcoRI family type II restriction endonuclease — encoded protein: MMSKRQTGRLTDQHVTSGGAVGIFGEDAQEHEKVVGQASKNVHKMLGDAYPRYKFRLRQAIKKQEINEKLNSIDPRLGETLVVKDSKIRPDGGVIEVLDRDGKWRVILVTEAKFQGKDIENIRAGVLVGKNKNQVLMVAGNAIERVYKNINEVRNFMLDEYHFPYVVFLQGSNFATETIQVYKPDGTLLEIRHDVGSLNRIDRVSAANFCMKINRNYCRNIFIAHKNASIMLQAASIYARCDPWSMEEMEAVMLEIANTSLGTLNQLG
- a CDS encoding DUF2851 family protein — its product is MTYTFLLESVWHPPLAFAETASRTLPPELELQALWFSGAFGRDFRTVDGQSVKLVQFGEWNRGPGPDFRQVAIELDGEMKTGDLELDTSAADWEWHRHGSNESFRDVILHVSFQPEARRTYVRTCDHRGIPQVLISSAQLADALNRPQQEVAIARPGRCVAPLRHLPVGAVERLLREAAEHRAELKAARYRRVADVHGTDAALFQATAETLGYRGNSLAMRMLTQRVPLTALGADANRTDAILFGAAGFLSPELHEKAPDDTREYLRDLWENWWRERTSYEATAARAIPWRCGGQRPANHPHRRIGTLATLVRKWPTYRKLALARPFQPRPVIEFLEELEHPFWSRRHTLTSGASTSKIALFGRTQALELLANHLIPLALHDDAIPFREYHKLRSSAPNEKVKRCALRLFGSMEAAEPWLKRVAHHQALLQIYQDFCLEDFSDCANCPFPEQLSQWR
- a CDS encoding TIGR03790 family protein codes for the protein MAVLPVSAKELDPHAVAVLYNTAVPESKQLAETFRQARDIPEGNLIGLEMPVAQDISREDYITKIQNPLRGEFDKRSWWSRGKDASGVLLPTSNDMRVLVIMKGVPLKIQPAPLPEGFKVPEKDPIAGRNEASVDSELAMFGAEGLPAQGVLKNAFFGSEKPISDSAFPFLILTSRIDGASFATCARMIQDALEVEKTGLWGRAYVDIANKFPQGDDWLNAIVIENRNVGIPTVVDRFNDTLPMNYPMTDASLYYGWYDWNLSGPFVNPAFRFRKGAVAMHLHSFSADQLQDPTKNWSAGLLEKGAAATIGNVYEPYLGLTHYFEILHKRLLAGHTWVEACWMSIPVASWQGIILGDPFYRPFLHLDNTGGMAAGDNDFRALRAAAMKWPSDSATRQKQLMGAAVRMKSGIVSEAVALEAVEAGRMAEGTLWFRNAEENYQSPQDKLRQRLNLAAIERKEGRKDLAIRDLKAIGEVYGSLPEATAAKGWLDILDPPAPPPATPKQ
- a CDS encoding adenine-specific methyltransferase EcoRI family protein; translated protein: MPRSLLTEAKANKKDEFYTQLVDIERELQHYKHHFQGKVVYCNCDDPRISNFFRYFSDNFARLGLKKLISSCYKEQQVDLFSEKENEPAIYIECDSGDASPDFVKENIKTLEGDGDFRGPESTKFLTKSDIVVTNPPFSLFREYIAQLIRHDKKFLAIGNINAITYKEIFSLIQQNKAWLGINLGRGISGFIVPEHYELYGTEVEIDASGNRIISPNNCLWLTNLDTFKRHEDIILTKTYAGNESHYPKYDNFDAINVDRTQDIPKDYCGHMGVPITFLHKFNPDQFEIVRFRKGNDDNDLSINGKCPYFRIIIRNRRPAIPQQS